The Vitis vinifera cultivar Pinot Noir 40024 chromosome 12, ASM3070453v1 genome has a segment encoding these proteins:
- the LOC100247105 gene encoding receptor like protein 29 — MCCSSWSLFLPLLLLVVPISCFPPCVSSSIGSYHVNKNKNNQAPPNNMDPSEAETLFNIMDSMSSDHTWRISFPNPCNSASSWPGIECKPGQNDKLLHVSRLDFGSPPNPSCKTTATFPSQVFTLPYLQSLFFFHCFTQTKTNISLPLLSHPSNASSLQQLSLRSNPALVGPIPSQISSLHSLQILTLSQNRLAGRIPVQIFSLNSLVHLDLSYNLLTGPIPPQLGSLRNLVGLDLSYNSLSGSIPDTIGQMGLLQKFDLSSNFLVGNIPDSIEKLNSLVFMALSSNRLGGKFPQGLAKLQSLQYFIMDDNPMFIPLPEEFGKLMKLQELRVANSGYSGTIPTSFSHLTNLSTLSLQNNRLTGEIPEGFGSLSHIYHLNLSRNMLAGIVPFNSIFLKRLGRNLDLSANPGLCLSPSEAYGVKIGVNVCGTNRTVSTIQPFNKSEAPSGLCKSLFLLCFILCTSVLALHHISFSA, encoded by the coding sequence ATGTGCTGCTCGTCCTGGTCACTCTTTCTTCCACTGCTTCTACTAGTCGTCCCAATTTCTTGTTTTCCACCTTGTGTCTCCAGTAGCATTGGTAGTTACCATGTaaacaagaacaagaacaaCCAAGCACCACCCAACAACATGGATCCATCTGAGGCTGAAACTCTCTTCAACATCATGGATTCCATGTCCTCTGACCATACCTGGAGAATCTCCTTTCCCAATCCTTGTAATTCTGCTTCATCTTGGCCAGGGATTGAGTGCAAACCAGGTCAAAATGACAAGCTACTCCATGTCTCTAGGCTTGATTTTGGGTCACCTCCAAACCCATCCTGCAAGACCACTGCCACATTCCCATCACAAGTCTTTACCCTCCCTTATCTTCagtctctcttcttttttcattGCTTCACTCAAACCAAAACCAACATTTCTCTCCCTCTCCTCTCCCACCCCTCCAATGCCTCTTCACTGCAACAACTCAGTCTCAGATCAAACCCTGCACTTGTTGGCCCAATCCCATCTCAGATCTCCTCACTCCACTCCCTACAGATACTCACCTTGTCTCAGAACCGCCTTGCTGGGAGAATTCCAGTTCAAATTTTCAGCTTGAACTCTTTGGTACACCTTGATTTGAGCTATAACTTGCTTACCGGCCCAATCCCACCCCAATTGGGCAGTCTCAGAAATCTTGTTGGGCTTGATTTGAGCTATAATTCGCTCTCTGGATCAATCCCTGACACGATTGGCCAGATGGGCCTGCTTCAGAAGTTCGATTTGAGCTCAAATTTTCTTGTTGGAAACATACCAGATAGCATTGAGAAGCTGAATTCGTTGGTCTTCATGGCTTTGAGCAGCAACAGGTTAGGTGGGAAGTTCCCTCAGGGATTGGCAAAGTTACAAAGCTTGCAGTACTTCATCATGGATGATAATCCCATGTTCATCCCACTGCCAGAAGAGTTTGGAAAGCTGATGAAACTGCAAGAGCTCAGGGTTGCTAATTCAGGGTATTCAGGCACCATACCAACAAGCTTTTCACATCTCACAAATTTAAGCACACTGTCTCTCCAAAACAACAGATTGACAGGTGAAATTCCAGAAGGTTTTGGTAGTCTTTCTCACATATATCACTTGAATCTCAGTAGAAACATGCTGGCTGGTATAGTTCCTTTCAACTCTATCTTCTTGAAGAGGTTGGGAAGGAACTTGGACTTGAGTGCGAACCCGGGGCTGTGTCTGAGTCCATCAGAAGCATATGGAGTGAAGATTGGAGTGAATGTATGTGGAACCAACAGGACGGTCTCTACGATTCAGCCATTCAACAAATCTGAAGCCCCATCTGGGCTGTGCAAATCATTATTTCTTCTCTGTTTCATCTTGTGTACTAGTGTCTTGGCTCTGCATCATATATCGTTTTCAGCATGA